In one window of Euwallacea fornicatus isolate EFF26 chromosome 19, ASM4011564v1, whole genome shotgun sequence DNA:
- the fzr gene encoding fizzy-related protein homolog, with protein MSQGSSDNILRQSKLRVSRNLFNVQAAPAGNYDRFIPCRTNNNWEASFASMPDPNKTPLSGKKSSRESGESSRDSSVYNILLRNEILGEKIEDVKSQCDDGQVLTPVKSRNLFRYGTPIKKNNQNDRIPMKCQASPYSLSPLSISSQRLLRSPHKATRKISRIPFKVLDAPELQDDFYLNLVDWSVQNVLSVGLGSCVYLWSACTSQVTRLCDLSGDGNVVTSVSWSERGNLVAVGTHNGYVTVWDVAVNKQVNTLMGHSARVGALAWNGDVLSSGSRDRMILQRDTRTPPNVAERRLIGHRQEVCGLKWSPDNQYLASGGNDNRLYVWNMQSLSPVQTYTDHLAAVKAIAWSPHHHGLLASGGGTADRCIRFWNTLTGQPMQCVDTGSQVCNLAWSKHSSELVSTHGYSQNQILVWKYPSLTQVAKLTGHSYRVLYLALSPDGEAIVTGAGDETLRFWNVFSKARSQKETRSVLSLYTGIR; from the exons atgtctCAAGGAAGTAGTGATAACATTCTTCGGCAGTCCAAGTTGAGAGTGTCAAGGAATCTTTTTAATGTGCAAGCAGCCCCTGCAGGAAACTATGATCGGTTTATACCGTGTCGGACAAATAACAATTGGGAGGCTAGTTTTGCTTCCATGCCTGATCCCAATAAGACCCCTCTGTCAGGAAAAAAGTCAAGCCGTGAAAGTGGGGAGAGTAGCAGAGACTCCTcagtttataatattttattaaggaaTGAAATATTGGGGGAGAAGATTGAGGATGTTAAAAGTCAGTGTGATGATGGACAAGTTTTAACACCTGTTAAGAGTAGAAATTTGTTTCGATACGGAACTCCAATAAAG AAAAACAACCAAAACGATAGGATTCCAATGAAATGCCAGGCCAGTCCCTATTCCCTCTCCCCGCTTAGTATAAGTAGCCAAAGACTGTTGCGGTCCCCCCACAAGGCCACCAGGAAAATTTCAAGGATACCTTTCAAG GTTTTAGACGCTCCCGAGTTGCAGGACGACTTTTACCTAAACCTAGTCGATTGGTCGGTTCAAAATGTACTCAGCGTTGGCCTGGGTAGCTGCGTATATCTATGGAGCGCATGCACTAGTCAAGTAACCAGATTATGTGACCTGTCAGGTGACGGAAACGTGGTTACATCCGTGTCATGGAGCGAGAGGGGGAATTTAGTAGCGGTGGGCACACATAACGGATACGTGACG gtTTGGGATGTGGCGGTGAACAAGCAAGTTAACACGCTAATGGGGCATTCGGCGAGAGTGGGGGCCCTCGCTTGGAACGGAGACGTACTAAGTTCAGGAAGTAGAGATAGGATGATATTGCAGAGGGATACGAGAACTCCAC CGAACGTGGCTGAACGTCGCCTCATAGGACATAGGCAGGAGGTGTGTGGTCTTAAATGGTCGCCTGACAATCAGTACTTGGCCTCag gtgGTAACGATAACAGACTGTACGTGTGGAACATGCAATCTTTATCGCCCGTGCAGACCTATACGGATCATTTGGCGGCAGTGAAGGCGATAGCATGGTCGCCCCACCACCACGGCTTGTTAGCTTCTGGGGGTGGTACTGCCGATCGATGTATACGGTTTTGGAACACCTTAACTGGACAGCCGATGCAGTGTGTTGATACAG GATCTCAGGTGTGCAACCTGGCTTGGTCCAAGCACAGCTCGGAACTGGTGTCTACACATGGCTATTCACAGAACCAAATCCTTGTCTGGAAGTACCCGAGCCTAACCCAGGTTGCCAAATTGACAGGTCATTCGTACCGGGTCTTGTATCTGGCGCTCAGTCCCGATGGCGAGGCTATAGTGACCGGCGCAGGAGACGAAACGTTGCGCTTCTGGAACGTCTTTAGCAAAGCCAGGTCGCAGAAAGAGACTCGTAGCGTCTTGAGTCTGTACACGGGTATTCGGTAA